One segment of Nostoc flagelliforme CCNUN1 DNA contains the following:
- a CDS encoding cytochrome P450, producing the protein MDIGTPLKTSSSQDTETCKIKFNPFATGFKEDPYTTYRLLRQHEPIHRALDMWVVTKYQDITHVLASDAVSVNYIPQYIIQQNAGDIPGIVELGEKAIVFTDPPEHGRLRRLASQAFNTISIQAHTFYIQQLIETLIGPKINAESINFAQIAHQIPLLTISHLLDIPDEYIGVLDENLHRVRLVLEPGLLTKLRIRRIEDDLQVCLELFLDIIQYRQSHLGEDLLSKLIQARIGEDKLSHRELAIACVMTYVAGHETSKGLLGNGVLAFATHPHQWSIFRDGKVSSKQVVDEILRFDPPLQQTVRLAVSNLQVGQQTIGKGEKMLLCIASANRDEDQFANADDFDITRDASSQIAFGHGMHNCIGQMLARLEAQFLLSYLVKHVQQIELSSTDYRWIDDGFITRTLSYLPVNLKSA; encoded by the coding sequence ATGGATATTGGCACTCCTCTCAAAACAAGCAGTAGTCAAGATACCGAAACCTGTAAAATCAAGTTTAACCCTTTTGCTACTGGCTTTAAAGAAGATCCTTACACAACTTATCGCTTATTGCGACAGCACGAGCCGATACACCGGGCTTTGGATATGTGGGTTGTGACGAAATACCAGGATATTACCCATGTACTGGCCTCTGATGCCGTCAGCGTCAATTATATACCGCAATATATAATACAGCAGAATGCTGGTGATATCCCTGGCATAGTTGAATTAGGGGAAAAAGCGATCGTTTTCACTGATCCACCCGAGCATGGGCGATTACGACGATTAGCAAGCCAAGCATTTAATACAATAAGTATACAAGCTCATACCTTCTACATTCAGCAACTGATCGAGACTTTAATAGGACCAAAGATTAATGCTGAAAGTATTAATTTTGCTCAAATAGCTCATCAAATACCACTGCTGACAATATCGCATCTCCTTGATATTCCCGATGAGTATATCGGTGTACTTGACGAAAATCTTCACCGCGTTAGGTTAGTTTTAGAACCTGGCTTGCTTACCAAGTTACGCATCCGTCGCATTGAAGACGATTTACAAGTCTGCTTAGAGCTTTTTCTCGACATTATTCAATACCGTCAGTCTCATCTTGGTGAAGATCTACTGAGCAAATTGATTCAAGCGCGAATTGGCGAGGATAAATTATCACACCGCGAGCTAGCAATTGCTTGCGTTATGACGTATGTTGCAGGTCACGAAACTTCTAAGGGTCTGCTAGGTAACGGTGTTTTAGCCTTTGCCACTCATCCTCATCAGTGGAGTATTTTCCGAGATGGGAAAGTCTCTAGTAAACAGGTGGTGGACGAAATACTCCGTTTTGATCCACCTCTGCAACAAACAGTACGCCTAGCAGTCAGCAATCTTCAGGTAGGTCAACAGACAATTGGCAAAGGTGAAAAAATGCTGCTATGTATCGCTTCAGCCAACAGAGATGAAGACCAATTTGCTAATGCAGATGATTTTGATATCACCCGCGACGCCTCATCCCAAATTGCTTTTGGCCATGGTATGCACAATTGCATAGGACAGATGCTAGCTCGATTAGAAGCACAATTTTTGTTGAGTTACTTAGTTAAACACGTTCAACAAATAGAACTCTCTTCGACTGACTATCGCTGGATTGATGATGGTTTTATTACTCGCACATTGAGTTATCTGCCAGTTAACTTGAAAAGTGCATAA
- a CDS encoding fatty acyl-AMP ligase, which produces MNELIEKLLTRAEHQPNQPIYYFFDSSGKESANFTYESLLNAVQRIGLFITEQSQLSDRIAIMLPTEPAFVATFLACLFTHRIPVPLSQPTRRHGCEYYQQIFSDCDARLIITDPSTQTVFEKEALDISAQILTLPSLETLSPLLSPVDEQTSNIAFLQYTSGSTSFPKGVIVSHENIVANNKMIQHSFGHSSATVMLGWVPLFHDMGLIGCMLQPLYVGFLCYLMSPATFIQRPKLWLKAISEKKVTTTGGPNFAYDLCVKRIEATSIEGLELSSWEVAYNGAEHIKPITLEQFSEKFAPYGFKKKAFLPCYGLAEATLIVSGTEKHQEPSILEFLDTEAQILDANALQNTNRLRLVVSSGKIVPELCVRIINPKTLTECSIHHIGEIWVAGPSITLGYWQKPEKTQENFVVRDGLRFLRTGDLGFLDDEGKLYVTGRLKDLIIIDGENYYPQDIEETVKSSHPAIHGCHSAVFSVDRKYFPKLVVVTEVEREFRHQVNFYADEIKEAIKNSVLNHYQLTLHDIVLLPINSLPQTTSGKIQRQKTKSLYLSQQLKA; this is translated from the coding sequence ATGAATGAGTTGATTGAAAAACTGCTGACTAGGGCAGAACATCAACCTAACCAACCGATTTATTATTTTTTCGATAGCAGCGGCAAGGAAAGCGCGAACTTCACTTACGAGAGTTTATTGAACGCAGTACAACGGATTGGTCTATTTATCACCGAACAAAGTCAATTAAGTGATCGCATCGCCATTATGCTACCCACAGAACCTGCTTTTGTCGCTACCTTTTTGGCTTGCTTATTCACCCATCGGATTCCTGTTCCTCTAAGCCAACCGACACGTAGGCATGGATGCGAATACTATCAACAGATTTTTAGCGATTGTGATGCTCGCCTAATTATCACTGATCCTTCAACACAGACAGTTTTCGAGAAGGAGGCATTAGATATATCGGCTCAGATACTCACCTTGCCATCCTTGGAAACCCTCTCGCCTTTACTGTCTCCTGTTGATGAGCAAACAAGTAATATTGCTTTCTTGCAATATACATCTGGCTCAACATCCTTCCCTAAGGGAGTTATAGTTAGCCACGAGAATATCGTAGCTAACAATAAAATGATTCAGCATAGTTTTGGCCACAGCAGCGCCACTGTGATGCTAGGCTGGGTACCTCTGTTTCATGATATGGGACTGATTGGCTGTATGCTTCAACCCTTATATGTCGGATTTCTTTGCTATTTAATGTCTCCCGCCACCTTTATTCAACGTCCCAAGTTGTGGCTCAAAGCGATCTCAGAAAAAAAAGTGACTACCACAGGAGGTCCAAACTTTGCCTACGATCTCTGTGTGAAGAGGATTGAAGCAACATCTATAGAGGGTTTAGAACTATCCTCTTGGGAGGTTGCTTACAACGGTGCTGAACACATTAAACCTATTACCCTAGAACAATTCAGCGAAAAGTTCGCTCCTTATGGGTTCAAAAAAAAGGCTTTTTTACCTTGTTACGGTCTTGCAGAAGCAACACTAATCGTGAGTGGTACCGAAAAACATCAAGAACCTTCTATATTAGAATTCCTCGATACAGAAGCACAAATATTGGATGCCAATGCCCTTCAAAATACCAACCGCTTACGCCTTGTGGTCAGCAGTGGTAAAATCGTTCCAGAACTTTGCGTCCGAATTATCAATCCTAAAACTTTGACTGAGTGTTCTATTCATCATATTGGAGAAATTTGGGTTGCCGGGCCTAGTATTACCCTTGGTTACTGGCAAAAGCCAGAAAAAACTCAGGAAAATTTTGTCGTGCGAGATGGATTACGATTTTTGCGGACGGGAGATTTGGGGTTTCTTGATGACGAGGGCAAACTCTACGTAACTGGACGACTCAAAGACTTAATAATTATTGATGGGGAAAATTACTATCCTCAAGACATTGAGGAAACTGTTAAGTCGTCTCATCCTGCTATTCATGGTTGTCATAGCGCAGTGTTCTCCGTAGACAGGAAGTATTTTCCAAAACTAGTAGTTGTCACCGAAGTTGAACGCGAGTTTCGGCATCAAGTTAATTTTTATGCTGATGAGATTAAAGAGGCGATTAAAAACTCTGTATTAAACCATTATCAACTTACCCTACACGATATTGTGCTGCTACCCATTAATAGCCTTCCACAAACAACTAGCGGGAAAATCCAGCGTCAGAAAACAAAGTCGCTTTACTTATCACAACAACTTAAAGCTTAA
- a CDS encoding PaaI family thioesterase has product MDTIINPENIRKHKPKFRTPATLTSLQEKIKSSPFTMWMNVDITACEDGFAELKVLMREQLKQHNGFTHGAIIGFITDSACCWAAASKVGDVVTAEYKLNFIAPAVGDQLIGRGYVIKSTFSQVITRADVFSINRGREMLVATALATVVPYK; this is encoded by the coding sequence ATGGATACTATTATCAATCCAGAAAACATTAGGAAACATAAGCCAAAGTTTAGGACACCAGCTACTCTCACCTCTCTACAAGAAAAAATCAAGTCATCTCCCTTTACGATGTGGATGAACGTCGATATCACTGCCTGTGAAGACGGTTTTGCAGAATTAAAAGTTCTCATGCGAGAGCAATTAAAACAGCATAATGGCTTTACGCATGGTGCAATCATTGGTTTTATTACTGATAGCGCCTGTTGCTGGGCAGCTGCGTCGAAAGTGGGTGACGTGGTTACTGCTGAATACAAGCTGAATTTTATTGCGCCTGCGGTTGGGGATCAGCTCATCGGTCGTGGCTATGTGATTAAATCCACATTTAGTCAAGTCATTACTCGTGCAGATGTTTTTTCAATTAACAGAGGCAGAGAGATGCTCGTGGCTACTGCTTTGGCTACAGTTGTGCCTTATAAGTAG
- a CDS encoding minor capsid protein, producing the protein MEDAFNVVRRFDGILRSAEESTIKQIFQALATSYAQLEDSLRRSHDKFTSVAQPNLTGLQRSALLIQEVEQLLNLVPPATAATLETEVRQLVNLATQNGSSLARELVAAIAPDTIILPTTIPVEALKSAVNDTMSWLTGTGIEFKTAAKQIIAQGLIQNKGVAWTAGVLRRNLGISKSHAESIARTATLQATDQATREGYETNGIGYAQRVSAEDERVCGFCALRCGNIYRLEDAFAILHVRCRCYLMPVKAEWIGAGLVDLEWMRQHHATTAAIAYTPLNPGLVQFERLRGLSRPVTPLWTPGGGFQDEEFERMASG; encoded by the coding sequence ATGGAAGACGCCTTTAATGTAGTTCGCCGCTTTGATGGTATTTTGCGATCTGCTGAAGAATCAACTATTAAACAAATCTTCCAGGCTTTAGCTACAAGCTATGCCCAATTGGAGGATAGTCTGAGGCGATCGCATGACAAGTTTACCTCGGTTGCCCAACCTAACCTGACCGGGTTACAACGCTCGGCTTTGCTCATACAGGAAGTTGAGCAGTTACTAAACTTGGTTCCTCCCGCCACAGCAGCGACCTTGGAAACAGAAGTTAGACAATTAGTTAATCTTGCTACTCAGAATGGAAGTTCATTGGCGCGGGAGTTGGTAGCAGCGATCGCACCCGATACAATTATCCTGCCGACTACCATCCCTGTCGAGGCTTTAAAAAGTGCTGTCAACGATACGATGTCTTGGTTAACAGGAACTGGAATAGAATTCAAAACCGCAGCTAAACAAATCATCGCTCAAGGGCTAATTCAAAACAAGGGCGTTGCCTGGACGGCAGGAGTTTTACGCCGTAACTTAGGGATCTCTAAAAGCCACGCAGAAAGCATCGCCCGGACTGCCACTTTGCAAGCGACTGACCAAGCGACCAGGGAAGGTTACGAAACTAATGGCATTGGTTATGCTCAAAGGGTTTCAGCAGAGGACGAGCGCGTTTGTGGCTTCTGTGCGTTGCGCTGTGGCAATATTTATCGGCTAGAAGATGCTTTTGCGATTCTCCATGTGCGCTGCCGATGCTACCTTATGCCTGTTAAAGCGGAGTGGATTGGGGCTGGTTTGGTGGATCTTGAATGGATGCGACAACATCATGCGACGACGGCAGCGATCGCTTACACTCCTCTCAACCCAGGACTGGTTCAATTTGAGCGGTTGCGCGGATTAAGCCGCCCGGTTACTCCTTTGTGGACTCCAGGCGGCGGTTTTCAGGATGAGGAATTTGAGAGAATGGCATCCGGTTAA
- a CDS encoding phage portal protein gives MESQKTEKTTENWSYYCGDTFQFWTGPKPAEGEPQTEAITKQIEEGYISNNLIKECVDRNVAAMIGLMPHWFLYAGSEVSDPSKEERSPQIIEAEKILQTWITQMLKHIAMQDSDEDANPLTMAVTQMLVTGRGYLRLYRPKRYKNLSNAKLYQKIRLHCPPLGSVRVDRDDDGEIEQIAYTYKGGTEIQSLDPETGKLTFTVTYSGSGNNEQSPPESWESDFGGRWTIYELRSPPIINKDIKRMQNAINKALTMLGRNLDLAGFLERVITNAQTPGEWVEDPNRPGKQRFIPDKRGLQMGAGKTTFLSGIKLDGNNYTTPGVTYRDPIDISTFVSSVGLFAARLYLAFNQGHILASGDGAISGISRVQLRQDANLTIDRPAPVIENAFANILEVVLRFVEPINYKDTFATVKLRKGINYITPEETAETRTNYQARLISRTTAMSALGIEDPDAEAALIDEELAKDAMSAAFSIPEMLNNPTANQTEDNAVAE, from the coding sequence GTGGAATCTCAAAAAACAGAAAAAACTACGGAGAATTGGTCATATTATTGCGGCGACACTTTCCAATTTTGGACAGGGCCGAAACCCGCAGAAGGTGAACCGCAGACAGAAGCAATTACTAAACAAATTGAAGAAGGCTACATTTCAAACAATCTAATTAAAGAATGTGTCGATCGCAACGTAGCCGCGATGATCGGTTTAATGCCCCATTGGTTTTTGTATGCTGGCAGCGAAGTGAGCGACCCAAGCAAAGAGGAGCGATCGCCCCAAATTATTGAGGCTGAGAAAATATTGCAGACTTGGATAACTCAGATGCTCAAACACATTGCCATGCAGGATAGTGATGAAGATGCGAACCCTTTGACAATGGCAGTAACTCAGATGCTGGTAACGGGTAGAGGCTACCTCCGGCTTTACCGTCCCAAGCGATACAAGAATTTAAGTAATGCCAAGCTCTACCAGAAGATTCGCTTACATTGTCCGCCTCTGGGATCGGTCAGGGTGGACAGGGACGACGACGGCGAAATTGAGCAGATTGCTTATACCTATAAAGGTGGAACTGAAATTCAATCCCTCGACCCCGAAACAGGAAAACTAACTTTTACTGTTACCTATTCTGGTAGTGGCAATAATGAACAGAGTCCGCCAGAAAGCTGGGAGTCAGATTTTGGTGGACGTTGGACGATCTATGAATTGCGATCGCCTCCTATCATCAATAAAGATATCAAGCGAATGCAAAATGCAATAAACAAGGCTTTGACCATGCTAGGCAGAAACTTGGATTTGGCAGGGTTCTTAGAGCGGGTGATCACCAATGCTCAAACCCCTGGCGAATGGGTCGAAGATCCCAACCGTCCAGGGAAACAGCGCTTTATCCCAGACAAACGCGGCTTGCAGATGGGAGCGGGGAAAACAACTTTCCTGTCAGGGATAAAACTAGACGGAAACAATTACACTACGCCTGGAGTTACCTACCGCGATCCAATCGACATATCAACTTTTGTAAGCTCTGTCGGTTTATTCGCAGCACGTTTGTACCTAGCTTTTAACCAAGGGCATATTTTAGCGTCTGGTGATGGTGCGATTTCAGGAATATCAAGGGTACAGTTGAGGCAAGATGCTAACCTCACTATCGATCGCCCAGCACCAGTAATAGAAAATGCTTTCGCCAATATTTTGGAAGTGGTGTTGCGATTCGTTGAACCAATCAATTATAAAGATACTTTTGCAACTGTAAAACTTCGCAAGGGAATTAATTATATTACACCTGAAGAAACGGCAGAAACCCGCACCAATTATCAAGCTAGGCTAATTTCTAGAACTACTGCTATGAGTGCTTTGGGTATCGAAGACCCTGACGCGGAAGCAGCTTTGATTGATGAGGAACTAGCAAAAGATGCGATGAGTGCTGCTTTTAGTATTCCAGAAATGCTAAATAATCCTACTGCCAACCAGACAGAGGATAATGCTGTGGCGGAATAA
- a CDS encoding zinc ribbon domain-containing protein, with the protein MASQEYSDCGATVPKTLFDRWHTCQCGASYCRDHNAARNIKYKAVGHPVFKARGVLTDRWTVKREAHAVP; encoded by the coding sequence ATGGCAAGTCAAGAATATTCTGATTGTGGCGCGACAGTTCCAAAAACATTGTTCGATAGATGGCACACTTGTCAGTGTGGCGCTAGTTATTGCCGTGACCACAATGCAGCACGCAATATAAAATACAAAGCCGTGGGGCATCCGGTTTTTAAAGCTCGTGGAGTCCTAACCGATAGGTGGACTGTGAAGCGAGAAGCCCACGCTGTCCCGTAA
- a CDS encoding HEAT repeat domain-containing protein, with amino-acid sequence MVFKSITYQQRTIHSKCISQKIVALESLLLCIPLFLLQIGYALGAETETSDAEVNAYVQQLNSRDEDVTVRISAASALGKSILGNPNFANPSSSAKVAIEALIKALNDGKAVIQITAAVAIGKRSYSPTTEEDISVLSQVAVPALINILKEDSQPAPVRASAANSIGEIFLASHQKIKDEQCSEGKKLVKFFKGKKIIEDAVQALKKALNDPNVQVRAKSAYALGVIGTDANSAVPTLIDLLNKKQNVVVRAKAADSLGNRCLKASLYKNAVPALIVALEDQRANAVIVRANAALALGSIGSNPKVIESLLDALKDSDVQVRSSAGNGLGLMGSSAEKAVSGLIKVGENENEEPQVRIDVINALGKILADKKDSLSKANSSLIKILKNSNDVASVRVSAAYNLGRIDIDMSAVSVLLDTLQDQDKSISQQAANALVTIFKHQENNTRLLSFFEWKTLVSDAEKSSKDLKDRGFSEESKSVDDSLKVIKIKWQPIIYQWIQKNLWVLIFLFYFVGLPSFWSVILWLRPLWLLQINKFLNPLMNIELPSPIVGGIKVTIQTALNLSFFSFFCYKYRVLDAWVLTHLDSSKKDFLSLETVSQRSIHIPISVLLNNQPVFNITSKDLRETFSRSTSYILICGEGGSGKTSLACQLAKWAMSKHKSERLCEHIMLPVLIEFEPDLEVEAGKQPLIQAVSRQLQTLAKETEPIPEELLNQLLRQRRVLVILDRLSEMSENTLQKMKFSNPNFPVNALVVTSRIDEVLEGLPKTKIRPQRIQGQLLSSFLENYLIQKNKRSLFNNQEFFNACSHLSSIVGQRDITVLLTRLYAQQIIDNKEGKQEVSLPNNIPDLMLCYLNLLNRSVSKTNQQDIRDIQRYAKEIAWECVKQNYHPASTKLDDVLSNLESVISLSQFKNDKSPQEIAKAYLQYFETRLPLIETFASGDKIRFSLDPLAEYLAALRLVDYCYNDDKKWRDFFNLIDLKINSLKTIQGFLLAVQDCCLAKQKEMEVNVFSFVLKEIQKRTSDLV; translated from the coding sequence ATGGTATTCAAAAGTATTACATACCAGCAAAGAACGATTCATAGCAAGTGCATCAGCCAAAAAATTGTAGCTCTTGAGAGTCTTCTTCTGTGCATTCCTTTGTTTTTATTACAGATAGGATATGCTTTAGGGGCAGAAACGGAAACTTCAGACGCAGAAGTTAATGCTTATGTTCAGCAGCTAAATAGTCGGGACGAAGATGTAACCGTTCGTATCAGTGCTGCATCTGCCTTAGGAAAATCTATTTTAGGAAATCCAAATTTTGCAAATCCTTCCTCAAGCGCTAAAGTTGCTATTGAAGCTCTGATTAAAGCCTTGAATGATGGTAAGGCAGTTATCCAGATTACTGCTGCTGTAGCTATTGGAAAAAGAAGTTACTCACCTACCACAGAAGAAGATATTTCCGTTCTTTCTCAAGTCGCTGTTCCCGCCCTCATTAACATTTTAAAAGAAGATTCTCAGCCTGCTCCTGTTCGTGCTAGTGCTGCAAACTCCATAGGAGAGATATTTTTGGCGAGCCATCAAAAAATTAAAGATGAACAATGTTCAGAAGGAAAAAAATTAGTAAAATTTTTTAAAGGAAAGAAAATCATTGAGGATGCTGTTCAAGCACTGAAAAAGGCTTTAAATGATCCGAATGTACAGGTTCGTGCTAAGTCTGCTTATGCTTTAGGGGTAATAGGGACAGATGCCAACTCAGCTGTTCCGACTCTTATTGATCTCTTGAATAAGAAGCAGAATGTGGTTGTCCGCGCTAAAGCTGCTGATTCATTAGGAAATCGTTGCTTAAAAGCTAGTTTATATAAGAACGCTGTTCCAGCCCTTATCGTCGCATTGGAAGATCAAAGGGCGAATGCAGTTATAGTTCGTGCGAATGCTGCGCTTGCTCTAGGGTCTATAGGATCTAATCCAAAAGTTATTGAATCTCTCCTTGATGCCTTGAAGGACTCAGACGTACAAGTTCGTTCAAGCGCAGGTAATGGCTTGGGGCTAATGGGTTCGTCTGCTGAAAAAGCTGTCTCTGGTCTCATCAAAGTTGGAGAAAATGAAAATGAAGAACCACAAGTCCGTATAGATGTAATCAATGCTTTAGGAAAAATACTTGCAGATAAAAAAGATAGCCTTTCAAAAGCTAACTCCTCACTTATAAAAATTTTAAAAAATTCTAATGATGTTGCATCAGTTAGAGTTAGTGCTGCCTATAATTTGGGGAGGATAGATATAGATATGAGTGCTGTTTCCGTTTTATTGGATACTTTACAAGATCAGGATAAATCAATTTCTCAACAAGCAGCTAATGCATTAGTTACTATTTTTAAACACCAAGAAAACAATACAAGACTTCTGTCTTTTTTTGAGTGGAAAACATTAGTCTCAGACGCAGAAAAATCTTCTAAAGATTTAAAAGATAGAGGTTTTTCAGAAGAATCAAAATCTGTAGATGATAGTCTCAAAGTTATTAAAATAAAATGGCAACCTATTATATATCAGTGGATTCAAAAAAATCTCTGGGTACTAATATTTTTATTTTATTTTGTAGGTTTGCCATCTTTTTGGAGTGTAATTTTATGGTTACGTCCACTTTGGTTATTGCAAATCAATAAGTTCCTAAATCCTTTAATGAATATTGAGTTACCCTCTCCAATTGTAGGCGGTATTAAGGTAACAATTCAAACGGCTCTCAATCTTAGTTTTTTTAGCTTTTTTTGCTACAAATATAGAGTACTTGATGCTTGGGTTTTAACACATCTTGATTCAAGTAAAAAAGATTTTTTAAGTTTAGAAACAGTTAGCCAACGTAGTATCCATATCCCTATCTCTGTCTTGCTAAATAATCAGCCAGTTTTTAACATTACTAGTAAAGATTTACGAGAAACTTTTTCTCGAAGTACAAGTTATATACTGATTTGTGGAGAAGGTGGATCTGGAAAAACAAGTCTAGCATGTCAATTAGCAAAATGGGCAATGTCTAAGCATAAAAGTGAACGGCTGTGTGAACATATTATGTTACCAGTGTTGATTGAGTTTGAACCTGATTTAGAAGTCGAAGCTGGTAAACAACCTCTTATACAAGCAGTATCTAGACAACTTCAAACTTTAGCTAAAGAAACAGAACCAATCCCGGAAGAATTGTTAAATCAACTCCTTAGGCAGCGTCGTGTTTTGGTTATTCTTGATCGATTGTCTGAGATGAGCGAAAATACACTCCAGAAAATGAAGTTCAGCAACCCTAATTTTCCTGTTAATGCCTTGGTAGTTACATCTCGTATTGATGAAGTGTTAGAAGGCTTGCCCAAGACTAAAATTAGACCTCAACGCATTCAGGGGCAATTACTATCCTCGTTTTTGGAAAATTATCTAATACAGAAGAATAAGCGCTCTCTTTTTAATAATCAAGAGTTTTTTAATGCTTGTAGTCATTTGTCCTCAATAGTCGGACAGCGTGACATTACTGTTCTACTCACCAGATTGTATGCTCAACAAATAATTGATAACAAAGAAGGTAAACAAGAAGTAAGTTTGCCTAACAATATCCCCGATTTAATGCTCTGCTATCTCAATTTACTCAACCGCTCAGTTTCAAAAACTAACCAGCAAGATATTCGGGATATTCAGCGATATGCAAAAGAAATTGCTTGGGAATGTGTGAAACAAAACTATCATCCTGCCTCTACTAAACTTGATGATGTGTTGAGTAATTTAGAGTCTGTAATTTCTCTCAGTCAATTCAAAAATGACAAAAGTCCTCAGGAGATTGCCAAAGCATATCTTCAATATTTTGAAACACGCCTACCTTTGATTGAAACATTTGCTTCCGGTGATAAAATTCGCTTTAGTCTTGATCCATTAGCTGAGTACTTAGCTGCTTTGCGCCTCGTAGACTACTGCTACAATGATGATAAAAAATGGAGAGATTTCTTCAATTTAATTGATCTTAAAATTAATAGTTTAAAAACTATCCAAGGTTTTTTATTGGCAGTGCAGGATTGCTGCTTGGCTAAACAAAAAGAGATGGAAGTAAATGTGTTTAGCTTTGTCTTAAAGGAAATTCAAAAGCGAACCTCTGACTTAGTATAA
- a CDS encoding formylglycine-generating enzyme family protein — MTTTLSLINLNKESLIPPDLFEFLTITIDTQGQEQLYCPSKAHIFYENFGSEEKLEMVAIPGGIFQMGSSETELGRRLHEGPQHLVKVAPFFMSKYPITQSQWRLVASLPKINRVLDLNPSDFQRADRPVERVSWYDVIEFCARLAKQTGWNYRLPSEAEWEYACRAGTTTSFHCGESITTDLANYDGRSSYGSEEKKECPPTSPCQPSSPPQPNTSPTRPFSHPSNSVENSNNESRYSFLGNYQGESREQTTQVKLFKFANAFSLYDLHGNVWEWCADHWHDDYIGAPSDGSVWLSNNENQFRVMRGGSWSNFSEDCRAASRAKSSPYDLSYYIGFRVAFSFA, encoded by the coding sequence ATGACAACAACATTATCTTTAATTAATTTAAATAAAGAAAGTTTAATTCCTCCAGATTTATTTGAATTTTTAACTATCACAATAGATACCCAAGGACAAGAACAATTGTACTGTCCAAGTAAAGCCCATATCTTCTATGAAAACTTTGGTAGTGAAGAAAAGCTGGAGATGGTTGCAATCCCAGGTGGTATTTTTCAGATGGGGTCTTCAGAAACAGAACTAGGAAGGCGCTTGCATGAAGGGCCACAGCACTTAGTAAAAGTAGCCCCTTTCTTCATGAGCAAGTATCCGATTACTCAGTCGCAGTGGCGGCTTGTTGCAAGCCTGCCAAAAATTAATCGCGTCCTCGACCTCAATCCATCTGATTTTCAAAGAGCCGACAGACCAGTAGAGCGAGTCTCCTGGTACGATGTGATTGAATTTTGTGCAAGATTAGCCAAGCAAACGGGATGGAACTACCGATTACCTAGCGAAGCTGAATGGGAATATGCCTGTCGCGCTGGAACTACAACTTCTTTTCACTGTGGAGAGAGTATTACAACTGATCTGGCAAACTATGATGGACGCTCTAGTTATGGCTCTGAAGAAAAGAAAGAGTGTCCTCCAACAAGTCCTTGTCAACCGTCATCGCCACCGCAGCCAAACACCTCACCCACTCGCCCTTTTAGTCATCCTAGTAATTCTGTAGAGAATTCTAACAATGAGAGTAGATATTCATTTTTAGGTAACTATCAAGGAGAATCTCGTGAGCAGACAACTCAAGTAAAATTGTTTAAATTCGCCAATGCCTTTAGTTTGTACGACTTGCATGGCAATGTCTGGGAATGGTGTGCTGATCATTGGCATGATGACTATATAGGAGCTCCCTCTGATGGGAGTGTGTGGCTATCTAATAATGAAAATCAATTTCGTGTAATGCGTGGAGGTTCATGGAGCAATTTTTCAGAGGATTGTAGAGCAGCGAGTCGTGCCAAAAGCAGTCCATACGACTTAAGCTATTACATTGGCTTCCGAGTCGCGTTTAGCTTTGCGTAA